A portion of the Pseudomonas synxantha BG33R genome contains these proteins:
- a CDS encoding multidrug effflux MFS transporter — protein MTNAPAPSRSLLFLLVALTALGEVSTQLIIPGLGAIERALLAPQGSALMALSAFVAAFGLGQLLFGPLSDRIGRRPVLIAGLALYVVATLSMLLVTDIQQFIAARVLQGLGACAALVLARTAVRDVWKAEAGPALALTMIGMLYAIVVAPIAGGLLIKMLGWQAPIALALVIGSLVLLLALLFFRESNHHLDPGAAHWRTLGGQYLDLLKGRQYRAYAVALACTYGAMFAVIAGSSAVFMNLLGFSSLEYGLNFGLIVSMLIVGSTYTRRNIQRLGPQRIVAMGVTMVAVGGVAALAIYGLFGLSVVGLDIPIALVTLGGGLVLPGSVTGAVMPNAHRAGLAAGLMGFAQMFGATCSGLLLSQLRDGSATPMIIIQAGFALSALVAFQLLRQRQIKTLSYI, from the coding sequence ATGACAAACGCCCCGGCACCGTCACGCAGCCTGTTGTTCTTGCTGGTTGCCCTCACTGCATTGGGGGAAGTCTCGACACAACTGATCATCCCGGGTCTGGGTGCCATCGAGCGGGCGCTGCTGGCGCCGCAAGGCTCGGCACTGATGGCGCTGTCGGCGTTCGTTGCTGCGTTTGGCCTGGGGCAGCTGCTGTTCGGGCCGCTGTCGGACCGCATCGGCCGGCGGCCGGTCTTGATCGCAGGCCTGGCACTGTACGTTGTGGCGACGCTGTCGATGCTGCTGGTCACCGACATCCAGCAATTTATCGCCGCCCGCGTGCTGCAAGGCCTTGGCGCGTGCGCCGCGTTGGTACTGGCGCGCACCGCCGTGCGCGATGTGTGGAAAGCCGAGGCGGGCCCGGCGCTGGCACTGACCATGATCGGCATGTTGTATGCCATCGTCGTTGCGCCCATAGCCGGGGGCTTGCTGATCAAAATGCTCGGCTGGCAGGCACCCATCGCCCTCGCGCTGGTGATCGGCAGCCTGGTGTTACTGCTGGCGCTGCTGTTCTTTCGCGAGAGCAACCATCACCTCGACCCTGGGGCCGCCCACTGGCGCACCCTCGGCGGGCAGTATCTGGATTTGCTCAAGGGTCGCCAGTATCGTGCTTACGCGGTGGCTCTGGCGTGTACCTACGGCGCGATGTTTGCGGTGATCGCCGGTTCATCGGCGGTGTTTATGAATCTGCTGGGTTTCAGCAGCCTGGAGTACGGTCTCAACTTCGGGCTGATCGTGTCGATGCTGATCGTCGGCTCCACCTATACCCGCCGTAACATTCAACGCCTGGGGCCGCAGCGCATTGTGGCGATGGGTGTGACGATGGTGGCGGTTGGCGGGGTTGCAGCCCTGGCGATCTACGGGTTGTTCGGGCTCTCGGTAGTGGGACTGGATATTCCCATCGCCCTGGTTACGCTTGGCGGCGGCCTGGTGCTGCCCGGTTCCGTTACCGGGGCTGTGATGCCCAATGCGCACCGTGCGGGTTTGGCCGCCGGGTTGATGGGTTTTGCGCAGATGTTCGGCGCCACATGCAGCGGGTTGCTGCTGAGCCAGTTGCGCGATGGTAGTGCCACGCCGATGATCATTATCCAGGCCGGGTTTGCATTGTCGGCGCTGGTTGCCTTTCAGCTGCTGCGCCAACGTCAGATTAAAACACTGTCCTATATATAG
- a CDS encoding efflux RND transporter periplasmic adaptor subunit has protein sequence MPPLPLRLLTPLVLLMFLNGCNSKADTAQVPVPRPVLAAKVEAAGTQQSAYTGVVAARTESDLGFRVSGKVIERKVDPGQHVSRGDTLLVLDIGDFELALRSAKNRVNAAQAQLRQRRDDENRYQRLASTGAVSRQIFDQSATNLRVAQAELAAAQSDASQIENRRTYSVLKADGDGIITDVLADRGQVVAEGQIVARLAHDGAREAIVNLPENQRDLAAQKALAFPFGAADQAVTATLRELSASADPVTRTYRARYVLHGPVERFALGSTITVRLQGNGQPLQTRVPIGALQDAGQGTGVWVIGDDFKLSFAPVKVASLGQEDALLDSGVTPGQTIVALGAHLLHSGDTVRLLPAQALALNRKQDQ, from the coding sequence ATGCCCCCTCTCCCCCTGCGTCTTCTCACGCCCCTGGTCCTGTTGATGTTCCTCAATGGCTGCAACAGCAAGGCCGATACCGCCCAGGTGCCAGTGCCGCGCCCGGTACTCGCCGCCAAAGTCGAAGCAGCCGGCACCCAGCAAAGCGCCTATACCGGTGTAGTGGCCGCGCGCACGGAAAGCGACCTGGGCTTTCGGGTCAGCGGCAAGGTGATCGAGCGCAAAGTCGACCCCGGCCAGCACGTCTCCCGTGGCGACACCCTGTTGGTGCTGGACATCGGCGACTTCGAACTGGCGCTGCGCTCGGCAAAAAACCGCGTCAACGCCGCCCAGGCCCAACTGCGCCAGCGCCGTGATGACGAAAACCGTTACCAGCGCCTGGCCAGTACCGGCGCGGTGTCGCGGCAGATCTTCGATCAGTCGGCCACTAACCTGCGCGTCGCCCAGGCCGAACTGGCCGCGGCGCAATCGGATGCCAGCCAGATCGAAAACCGCCGCACTTATTCAGTACTCAAGGCCGATGGCGACGGCATCATCACCGACGTGCTGGCCGATCGCGGCCAGGTGGTAGCCGAAGGGCAAATCGTGGCGCGCCTGGCCCATGACGGCGCCCGCGAAGCCATCGTCAACCTGCCGGAGAACCAGCGTGACCTGGCTGCGCAAAAAGCCCTGGCGTTTCCCTTTGGCGCAGCGGACCAGGCGGTGACCGCCACCCTGCGCGAACTGTCCGCCAGCGCCGACCCCGTCACCCGCACCTATCGCGCACGTTATGTGCTGCATGGCCCGGTCGAACGTTTCGCCCTCGGTTCCACCATCACCGTGCGCCTGCAAGGCAACGGCCAGCCCCTGCAAACCCGCGTGCCCATTGGCGCCTTGCAGGATGCGGGGCAAGGCACGGGCGTATGGGTGATTGGCGACGATTTCAAGCTCAGCTTCGCCCCGGTGAAGGTCGCCAGCCTCGGCCAGGAGGACGCCTTGCTCGACAGCGGCGTAACACCCGGCCAAACCATCGTCGCCCTCGGCGCTCACCTGTTGCACAGCGGCGATACGGTGCGCTTGCTGCCCGCCCAGGCGCTGGCCCTCAACCGTAAGCAGGATCAATAA
- a CDS encoding efflux RND transporter permease subunit, with protein MRGINLSELAVKHRAVTLFLLIAILVAGVFAFGKLGRAEDPSFTVKVMTVTAAWPGATAQEMQEQVADRLEKRLQELDYYDRVETIAQPGFVSMRMTFLESTRPSEIQALFYQTRKKLSDEAAQLPKGVIGPFFNDEYSDVYFALYALEADHLPHRQQVQMAEELRQGLLNLPGVKKVNILGEQAQRVFVEFSYERLATLGIKPEQIFAALAAQNAVAPAGFVETAGARAYIRIDGAFDSLALIENVPLQVNGRVLRIADVATVSRGYEDPPSYRIRHQGDPALMLGVIMEKHWNGLELDKSLLAQEARIQADLPLGVNFAKVSDQAKNISLAVNEFMLKFFVALAVVMLISLLALGFRVGLVVAAAVPLTLSIVFVIMLVTGREFDRVTLGALIISLGLLVDDAIIAIEMMVVKLEEGFDRIHAATYAWSSTAAPMLTGTLVTIIGFLPVGFARSGAGEYAGNIFWIVGFALISSWLVAVVFTPYLGVKLLPHIKPVPGGHDAIYAGRYYQKLRSLVEACVRRRWLVTGLVVAAFVLCGLGMAVVKKQFFPDSDRSELILEVYMPPGSAFKSTEAVAAQVEKALLQEPQTSMVDTYVGGGAPRFFLSLNPEMPDPAFAKLIVQTPDSHARDALKLRMRERIAAGEFPSARVRVTQLVFGPPVPFPVVFRVSGPDLNVLRGLSEDVRQVVAGNKLTRDTFLEWGERASAYRLVLDQDRLRLLGFTPDEVKSQLNALLSGNPITEVREGNRTVSVVARAQGSQREDLANLNNMTLTNSAGTSVPLGQVGHFKAVMEEPILKRRDRATTVEVRADIIDGVQPPDVEMAVYKDLQPLIAKLPSGYKIDIGGPVEESAKANVALAALFPIMILLTLTVIMFQVRSFGVMFMVFATAPLGLIGAVPTLLLFNQPFGFNAILGLIGIGGILMRNTLIFTDQIRQNQDHGMAIREAIIEATVRRARPVILTALAAALAFIPLTLSVFWSSLAYVLIGGVLVGTVLTLLFLPALCSLVLRDKVAETSHASAG; from the coding sequence ATGCGCGGGATCAACCTCTCCGAACTGGCCGTCAAACACCGCGCAGTCACCCTGTTTTTGCTGATTGCGATCCTCGTCGCCGGGGTCTTCGCGTTCGGCAAGCTGGGCCGCGCCGAAGACCCCTCGTTCACCGTCAAGGTCATGACCGTCACCGCCGCCTGGCCCGGCGCCACCGCCCAGGAGATGCAGGAGCAAGTGGCCGACCGCCTGGAAAAACGCCTGCAGGAACTGGACTACTACGACCGCGTCGAGACCATCGCCCAGCCGGGTTTCGTGTCGATGCGCATGACCTTCCTCGAATCCACACGCCCGAGCGAGATCCAGGCGCTGTTCTACCAGACACGCAAAAAGCTCAGCGACGAAGCCGCGCAACTGCCCAAAGGCGTGATCGGGCCGTTTTTCAACGATGAATATTCCGATGTGTATTTCGCCTTGTATGCCCTGGAGGCAGACCACCTGCCCCACCGCCAACAAGTACAAATGGCCGAGGAACTGCGCCAGGGCTTGCTCAACCTGCCGGGGGTAAAGAAGGTCAATATCCTTGGCGAGCAGGCCCAGCGCGTGTTTGTGGAGTTTTCCTATGAGCGCCTGGCAACTCTGGGCATCAAGCCCGAACAAATCTTCGCCGCCCTCGCCGCGCAAAACGCCGTGGCGCCCGCAGGCTTCGTCGAAACCGCCGGCGCCCGTGCCTACATCCGCATCGACGGCGCCTTCGACAGCCTCGCGCTGATCGAAAACGTACCGCTGCAAGTCAATGGCCGCGTGCTGCGCATCGCCGATGTCGCCACCGTGAGCCGTGGATATGAAGACCCGCCCAGCTACCGCATCCGTCACCAGGGCGACCCCGCGCTGATGCTGGGCGTGATCATGGAAAAACACTGGAACGGCCTGGAACTGGACAAGAGCCTGCTGGCCCAGGAAGCCAGGATCCAGGCCGACCTGCCCTTGGGCGTGAACTTCGCCAAAGTCTCCGACCAGGCGAAAAACATCAGCCTGGCGGTCAACGAGTTCATGCTCAAGTTCTTCGTCGCCCTGGCCGTGGTGATGCTGATCAGCCTGCTGGCCCTGGGCTTTCGCGTGGGGCTGGTGGTGGCGGCAGCCGTGCCGCTGACGCTCTCGATCGTGTTCGTGATCATGCTGGTCACCGGCCGTGAATTCGACCGCGTGACCCTCGGCGCACTGATCATCTCCCTGGGCCTGTTGGTGGACGACGCGATCATTGCCATCGAGATGATGGTGGTCAAACTCGAAGAAGGCTTTGATCGGATCCACGCGGCCACCTACGCCTGGAGTTCCACGGCGGCGCCAATGCTGACCGGGACCCTGGTCACCATCATCGGTTTTCTCCCGGTAGGGTTTGCGCGCTCCGGGGCGGGCGAATACGCCGGGAATATTTTCTGGATCGTAGGTTTCGCGCTGATTTCATCCTGGCTGGTGGCCGTGGTGTTTACGCCTTATCTGGGCGTGAAGTTGTTGCCGCACATCAAGCCAGTCCCCGGCGGGCATGATGCGATTTATGCCGGGCGCTACTACCAGAAACTGCGCAGCCTGGTGGAGGCCTGCGTGCGCCGGCGCTGGCTGGTAACCGGGCTGGTGGTGGCCGCGTTCGTGCTGTGCGGCCTGGGTATGGCGGTGGTGAAGAAACAGTTCTTCCCCGACTCCGACCGCTCGGAGCTGATTCTTGAAGTGTATATGCCACCCGGCAGCGCATTTAAAAGCACCGAAGCGGTGGCAGCGCAGGTGGAGAAAGCCCTGTTGCAAGAGCCGCAGACCAGCATGGTGGACACCTATGTGGGCGGCGGTGCACCACGGTTTTTCCTGTCGTTGAACCCTGAAATGCCCGACCCGGCGTTCGCCAAGCTGATCGTGCAAACCCCCGACTCCCACGCCCGTGACGCGCTGAAACTGCGTATGCGCGAGCGCATTGCGGCAGGCGAATTTCCATCGGCGCGGGTTCGGGTCACACAGCTCGTCTTCGGCCCGCCGGTGCCGTTCCCGGTGGTGTTTCGCGTCTCCGGGCCAGACCTGAATGTGCTGCGCGGGCTGTCTGAAGACGTGCGCCAGGTCGTGGCCGGCAACAAGCTGACCAGAGACACCTTCCTCGAATGGGGCGAGCGTGCCAGCGCTTATCGCCTGGTGCTGGACCAGGATCGCCTGCGCTTGCTGGGTTTTACCCCCGACGAGGTCAAGTCCCAGCTGAACGCCCTGCTCAGCGGCAACCCGATCACCGAAGTCCGCGAAGGCAACCGCACCGTCTCAGTGGTGGCCCGCGCCCAGGGCAGCCAACGCGAAGACCTTGCCAACCTCAATAACATGACGCTGACCAACAGCGCCGGTACGTCGGTGCCGCTGGGCCAGGTCGGGCATTTCAAGGCGGTGATGGAAGAACCTATCCTCAAGCGCCGTGACCGCGCCACCACCGTGGAAGTGCGCGCCGACATCATCGACGGCGTGCAACCGCCCGATGTGGAAATGGCCGTGTACAAAGACCTGCAACCGCTGATCGCCAAGCTGCCCAGTGGTTACAAAATCGACATCGGCGGCCCGGTAGAGGAAAGCGCCAAGGCCAACGTGGCCCTGGCGGCGCTGTTCCCGATCATGATCCTGCTGACCCTCACGGTGATCATGTTCCAGGTGCGCTCGTTCGGCGTGATGTTCATGGTGTTCGCTACCGCGCCTCTGGGCCTGATCGGTGCAGTGCCGACCTTGTTGCTGTTCAACCAGCCATTCGGTTTCAACGCGATTCTCGGGCTGATCGGCATCGGCGGCATCCTGATGCGCAACACACTGATCTTTACCGACCAGATCCGCCAGAACCAGGATCACGGCATGGCGATTCGCGAGGCCATCATCGAAGCCACAGTGCGCCGTGCGCGCCCGGTAATCCTCACCGCACTGGCAGCGGCGCTGGCGTTTATTCCGCTGACGCTGTCAGTGTTCTGGTCGTCGCTGGCCTATGTGCTGATTGGCGGCGTGTTGGTGGGCACGGTGTTGACGCTGTTGTTCCTGCCGGCGCTGTGCAGCCTGGTGCTGCGCGACAAGGTTGCTGAAACTTCCCACGCAAGCGCCGGATAA